Proteins from a single region of Orcinus orca chromosome 20, mOrcOrc1.1, whole genome shotgun sequence:
- the DPEP3 gene encoding dipeptidase 3 translates to MLPVGLEAPRALTRRPLLRLLLLLWLLLWPVTRAQTTQGTPSASTRPDTSSAPTAPGSPRASSLHERARALMRDFRLVDGKNHLPLFLKQHFRNELQEGNLRNFSLGQTSLDKLRDGLVGAQFWSAYAPCHTQDQDAVRLTLEQIDLIRRVCASYSELELVTSARGLNSTRKLACLIGVEGGHSLDSSLSVLRSLYLLGVRYLTLTFTCNTPWAESSTKFQHFYTNISGLTSFGEKVIGEMNRLGMMVDLSYGSDTLARQALKVSRAPVIFSHSAAKAVCNNMLNVPDDILQLLKKNGGIVMVSLSTGVLPCNLFANVSTVADHFDHIRAVAGSEFIGISGNYDGSVRFPQGLEDVSTYPVLIEELLRRGWREEELQGVLRGNLLRVFRHVEQVREENSGQSPAEDEFPNRQVGRSCHSHLTQPQNEHLATHRVGNKWPTNQALQRPSKASPHLVLGLMAAATFSILILWL, encoded by the exons ATGCTGCCCGTAGGCCTCGAGGCTCCCCGCGCACTCACCCGGCGGCCTCTTCTGCGTCTGCTGCTCCTGCTGTGGCTGCTGCTGTGGCCGGTAACCCGCGCTCAGACCACGCAGGGAACCCCCAGCGCCTCGACCAGGCCGGACACCTCCAGCGCCCCAACAGCGCCGGGCTCCCCGAGAGCCTCGAGTCTGCATGAGCGCGCGCGGGCCCTGATGCGGGACTTCCGGCTCGTGGATGG CAAGAACCACCTGCCCCTGTTCCTGAAACAGCATTTCCGGAACGAGCTACAGGAGGGCAACCTGCGCAATTTCAGCCTTGGCCAAACCAGCCTGGACAAGCTCAGGGATGGCCTCGTGGGTGCCCAG TTCTGGTCAGCCTACGCACCATGCCACACCCAGGACCAGGATGCTGTGCGCCTCACGCTGGAGCAGATTGACCTCATTCGTCGCGTGTGTGCCTCCTACTCTGAACTGGAGCTTGTGACCTCAGCCAGAG GACTGAACAGCACTCGAAAGCTGGCTTGCCTTATTGGTGTGGAGGGTGGTCACTCACTAGACAGCAGCCTCTCTGTGCTGCGCAGTCTCTATCTGCTGGGAGTACGCTACCTGACACTCACCTTCACCTGCAACACGCCCTG GGCAGAGAGTTCCACCAAGTTTCAACACTTCTACACCAACATCAGTGGGTTGACAAGCTTTGGAGAG AAGGTGATAGGGGAAATGAACCGCCTGGGCATGATGGTGGACTTGTCCTACGGGTCAGACACCTTGGCGCGACAAGCCCTGAAGGTGTCAAGGGCCCCTGTGATCTTCTCCCACTCAGCTGCCAAGGCTGTGTGCAACAATATGCTGAATGTTCCCGATGACATCCTGCAACTTCTG AAGAAAAATGGTGGCATTGTGATGGTGTCGCTGTCCACGGGGGTGCTGCCGTGTAACCTGTTTGCTAACGTGTCCACTGTGGCAG ATCACTTTGACCACATCAGAGCCGTCGCTGGATCTGAGTTCATCGGGATTAGCGGAAACTATGATGGGTCTGTCCG GTTCCCACAGGGGCTGGAGGACGTGTCCACATACCCGGTACTGATAGAGGAGTTGCTGAGGCGTGGCTGGAGGGAGGAAGAGCTGCAGGGTGTCCTTCGTGGAAACCTGCTACGGGTCTTCAGACACGTGGAACAG GTGAGAGAGGAAAACAGTGGCCAGAGCCCTGCGGAGGATGAATTTCCAAACAGGCAGGTGGGCAGGTCGTGCCACTCCCACCTGACTCAGCCTCAGAATGAACACCTGGCCACACACCGGGTGGGAAACAAGTGGCCAACCAATCAGGCCCTCCAGAGGCCCTCAAAAGCCTCCCCACACCTCGTCCTGGGGCTCATGGCTGCTGCCACCTTCTCAATCCTCATCCTATGGCTCTAG